Part of the Candidatus Methanosuratincola sp. genome, GCGGCTTGGAGCCAAAGTAATTCCCGCGAGCACAGGCAACACGAAGAGGCAACTCAAGTTAATGAAGGACCTAGGCACCACAGTACTGGCCTGCACGCCGTCGTATGCCCTCTTCCTCTCCGAGAGCGCCAAGGAGGAGGGCATTGATCCGAAGAAGGATCTCAGGCTGAGGGTCGGCGTATTGGGGGCAGAACCATGGTCAGAGAGCACCCGCAAGGTCCTTGAGGATGAGTTCATGCATTCTGCGCACGACATATACGGGATGTCCGAACTCAACGGTCCCGGTGTGGCTATAGAATGCAGGAAAAAGAACGGGCTGCACGTCTGGGAGGATCATTACCTCGTCGAGATAATCGACCCCAACACAGGCGAGGTGCTCGAGCCGGGGGAGAAGGGCGAGATGGTGGTCACTACGCTCGAAAAGGAGGGGATGCCGCTGCTCAGGTACCGGACACGCGACATAACGATACTCGAGGACGATGCCTGCGAGTGCGGGATGGCGCATGCAAGGATAAAGAAGATACTGGGGAGGACCGACGACATGCTTAAGATCAGGGGGATATGTGTCTTCCCAAGCCAGATCGAAGAGGTAATATCCGGGTTTGAGGGGCTGACCCCGTTCTACCAGCTCGTCGTCGACAGGGACGGTCCCCTGGATCGCCTTCTCGTGAAGGTAGAGGTGTCGGAGGACTTCAAGAGCGACAGACTCACAGAGATCGTCGATCTCCAGAAGCGGCTCGAGGAGGAGCTCAGGGATGTCCTCAGCATAAGCGCCGCAGTAGAGCTGACCGAGCCGAGGACCCTTCCGAGGAGTGAAGGAAAAGCTCAAAGGATAATAGACCTAAGGAAGATTTAGGGGGATTTTCATGGTCAAGCAATTCAGCATATTTCTCGAAAACAAGCCGGGAAGGCTCTCAAGCGTGATCGACCTCTTCGAAAGGAACCAGATAAGGGTTCTTGCCATGGGGATAGCGGAGGCGGGGAATTACGGTATCGTAAGGTGCATACTGGATGCCCCAGAGAGGGCTGCGGAAGTGCTGAGGAATGCCAATACCGCGGTGAACCTTGTCGAAGTGGTCATAATAGAGATGAAGGACCTTTACAGCGCGGTCAAGGTCCTCGGGGACAAGGGAATAAACGTCGACTATGCATACACAATGGACATGGGAAGGATAGTGATCAAGGTCGACGACGAGTCGAAAGCCAAGAAGGTGCTCTCAGAGGCAGGGATCAGGACTTACTGAGATCGATCTCCCTCCCGCCTCCTTTTTCATACCTCACACACTGGGCAGGAAACCTCTCCAGCAGCGTCTTTGAAACCAAGCCGGCCTCAGTCCACGCGCACATCGCCACGCCGCATGGGACAATGCAATTCGGGTGCAAGCTGTTCTCAGTTGCCTTGATGTAAATGGGATTCTCGCAGATCTTTTTCGTGATGTCCCTCACCTTCAGAGGAGATGAGGAGAGCGCCCTGGCAAACTCCTTCACAAGCGGGCACGACGACTCGACAGCGAACAGGATGGCTCCAGCGTCGAATGTGGCGACGACCCGGCTCTTGTGGTTGCATACGGTTGAGTCCAGCAGAAACGTGGTCATGAGGATCAGATCTGATTGGATGCATGCGCATTATAACCTTTATTTCAGGGTAAGACGGAATGAGATCATCAAATCACCCGATTTTTTAATTTCCCCTCTAGCTTCTTTGCACAAAAGTAAACAGATAAACTAAATCCTGAGAGAAGCGGATTGAACTGTAATGACAGGCACGCTAGAAATGATGAGATATCGGTGCCCGAAAACATTGGTAAACCTTTTAAGGCGATAGGAATGTTAATGGAAGTCCCAGAGATGGTAAAAATGGCAAAGTGCTCGAAATGCGGTACTGAGGTTGCGAAACCAGAAAAGACGTGGACGCTAGCTCCAAAAGGCAAGAAGGCAGTAACTGTTGGCCTTTACAAGTGCCCAAGCTGTGGTGCTTACTTCAGAGCATCATCCAAATAAGGCAAGTCAATAATTTCACATTTTTTATTTTTGATTATTGTTTACATTCGCGAAATAGATCGGGCTACCGTCCTATGGTTTCGGCTTTCTCTTCATGAAGTAATAACCAACCGCAGCAACGGCTGCTATTGACGCGGCTCCCAGCGCAATATACTCAGTGGGAAAGCGGCGCCCTATGAGAGAACGGTGAATTCCCATGCTGACATCCTGGAGTTCCCTTTCCGCACGCAGGGGGTGAGGATGGACATGGTTAGGAGCACATTAATGTTAATAACCGTTCCATTCGGCCGGTTTTCTATTTAGCCTCTCTGCGCCGACCGCCCCGCACGTCTCCCTGCGAGGCAATTGATCTTCGTCAACCCCTCACGCAGCACAGAAGGGGAGACCGCGTAGCAGATCCTCAAGTACCCCCTCGGATCCCCGAAGTACTCACCAGGAATCACCGCGACGCCCTCATTAAGGAGAGCC contains:
- a CDS encoding phenylacetate--CoA ligase translates to MSKKQIKELQAKKIKELVSRVYENSPFYRRRLKEAGVDVTNFRPEDIRKIPFTTKTDLRDNYPLGLISVDKSRIVRMHASSGTTGNPTVVAYTKKDIDAWAELNKRCLEACGVTSEDVVQVSYGYGLFTGGLGLHYGAERLGAKVIPASTGNTKRQLKLMKDLGTTVLACTPSYALFLSESAKEEGIDPKKDLRLRVGVLGAEPWSESTRKVLEDEFMHSAHDIYGMSELNGPGVAIECRKKNGLHVWEDHYLVEIIDPNTGEVLEPGEKGEMVVTTLEKEGMPLLRYRTRDITILEDDACECGMAHARIKKILGRTDDMLKIRGICVFPSQIEEVISGFEGLTPFYQLVVDRDGPLDRLLVKVEVSEDFKSDRLTEIVDLQKRLEEELRDVLSISAAVELTEPRTLPRSEGKAQRIIDLRKI
- a CDS encoding chromatin protein Cren7, with translation MNCNDRHARNDEISVPENIGKPFKAIGMLMEVPEMVKMAKCSKCGTEVAKPEKTWTLAPKGKKAVTVGLYKCPSCGAYFRASSK